From one Betaproteobacteria bacterium genomic stretch:
- a CDS encoding transcription elongation factor GreB produces MKPSSSRPGRVSSEADAAAPPPKNYMTPAGYLRLKSELKQLVEVERPEVTRTVAWAASNGDRSENGDYIYGKRRLREIDRRIRYLMKRLETVEVVDHQGRQHEQVFFGATVTIADAAGGERTLSIVGIDEV; encoded by the coding sequence ATGAAACCGTCTTCGTCGCGCCCCGGTCGGGTGAGTTCCGAAGCGGACGCCGCCGCGCCGCCGCCGAAGAACTACATGACGCCGGCGGGATACCTGCGGCTCAAGTCGGAACTGAAGCAGCTGGTCGAGGTGGAGCGGCCCGAAGTCACGCGCACCGTGGCCTGGGCCGCGTCCAACGGCGACCGCTCGGAGAATGGCGATTACATCTACGGCAAGCGGCGGCTGCGCGAGATCGATCGGCGCATCCGCTACCTGATGAAGCGGCTGGAGACGGTCGAGGTCGTCGACCACCAGGGCCGGCAGCACGAGCAGGTGTTCTTCGGCGCGACCGTCACCATTGCCGACGCGGCGGGCGGCGAGCGCACGCTCTCCATCGTCGGCATCGACGAGGTCGA